A window of Desulfomonilia bacterium contains these coding sequences:
- a CDS encoding P1 family peptidase — translation MINNTLTAIEGIRVGHESDFNGGTGVTVIIFDRPAIGSADISGMATSTRQIDSMEIMHPGTSVHALCLSGGSAFGLDAAGGVVRYLEDQGIGLDLSVAKLPVVPTAVIYDLSFMDAKARPTKDMAFKACINASGSPVMQGTIGAGTGATCGKLRGVLNATKTGLGSSCIKGFNGVSMGALVIANPFGDIINGRGEIIAGAREEKGFLDTRKAIVSGENRSRIGAPSNTTLCVLVTDACLDKISALQVARMAGNGLSRHISPFNTPFDGDIVFCLSIGEKEAHPLHLGVIGAKAAEEALINAVMKAGSLGGLPAHKDIVK, via the coding sequence ATGATCAATAACACCTTGACAGCCATTGAAGGAATCAGGGTCGGCCACGAATCAGATTTTAATGGCGGAACAGGTGTTACGGTAATAATTTTCGACAGGCCTGCAATCGGTTCGGCAGACATATCTGGGATGGCGACATCAACCAGGCAGATTGATTCAATGGAAATAATGCATCCGGGAACTTCCGTACATGCATTGTGTCTGTCCGGCGGGTCGGCTTTCGGGCTGGATGCAGCAGGTGGGGTTGTAAGATATCTCGAGGATCAGGGGATAGGGCTGGATTTATCGGTAGCAAAGCTGCCAGTCGTGCCCACTGCCGTCATATATGACCTTTCTTTCATGGACGCAAAAGCTAGACCGACAAAGGATATGGCTTTCAAGGCCTGTATAAATGCAAGCGGATCACCGGTAATGCAGGGGACAATAGGCGCAGGCACAGGCGCGACGTGCGGAAAATTAAGAGGCGTTCTCAATGCAACAAAAACCGGACTCGGCTCAAGCTGTATAAAGGGGTTTAACGGTGTCAGTATGGGAGCGCTTGTAATAGCGAATCCTTTTGGGGATATTATTAATGGCCGCGGAGAAATCATTGCGGGGGCAAGGGAAGAGAAAGGTTTTCTTGATACGCGAAAGGCAATTGTTTCGGGGGAAAACAGAAGCAGGATAGGGGCGCCCTCCAATACCACGCTTTGCGTTCTGGTTACAGATGCTTGTCTGGATAAAATATCGGCGCTTCAGGTTGCAAGGATGGCGGGCAACGGCCTTTCAAGGCATATTTCACCATTTAACACGCCTTTTGACGGGGATATTGTTTTCTGTCTTTCCATTGGCGAGAAGGAGGCACATCCGCTTCACCTGGGAGTTATCGGCGCAAAGGCTGCAGAGGAAGCTTTGATCAACGCGGTCATGAAAGCCGGCTCCCTCGGCGGTCTTCCTGCACATAAAGATATTGTGAAATAA
- a CDS encoding DMT family transporter yields the protein MKPEPFNRNILYLIAGASIISFSGVYVKLVNVGPTVAGFYRTFIGAVFLLVLLVIKRERLWYGMNNFLISTLCGLAFAVDLFCWHKSVLYIGPGLSTILANFQVFFLAAFGFFILKERIGIKFLGSIILAVIGLFMIVGFKWGAFSDNYRLGIFLALITAGAYSSYILLLRLLQSKEKRLSTTANLATVSIITSACLCLLSLIEGQSLIIPDISSGAYLITYGLMSQVVAWLLISKALPNVKTSLAGLILLLQPALAFAWDILFFKRDIGIISGMGVLVALAGIYFGTTRRKDSGIDNI from the coding sequence ATGAAACCCGAACCATTCAACAGAAACATTCTGTATCTGATCGCCGGTGCATCAATAATCAGTTTTTCTGGTGTCTATGTAAAGCTGGTCAACGTCGGTCCGACAGTTGCAGGGTTTTACAGGACATTCATTGGCGCGGTATTTCTACTCGTTCTTTTAGTCATAAAAAGAGAACGTCTCTGGTATGGTATGAATAACTTTCTGATTTCCACGTTATGTGGACTTGCTTTTGCTGTGGATTTGTTTTGCTGGCATAAAAGCGTGCTTTATATCGGTCCGGGGCTTTCAACAATTCTGGCAAATTTCCAGGTCTTTTTCCTTGCGGCATTTGGATTTTTTATTTTGAAGGAAAGAATCGGCATAAAATTTCTTGGATCAATCATCCTGGCCGTAATCGGATTGTTTATGATCGTTGGTTTTAAATGGGGGGCATTTTCTGACAATTATAGATTAGGAATTTTCCTGGCATTGATTACCGCTGGAGCTTACTCATCATACATACTCCTCTTGAGACTGCTTCAGTCAAAGGAAAAAAGATTATCAACAACAGCAAACCTGGCGACTGTATCTATTATTACATCTGCATGCCTTTGCCTGCTGTCATTGATCGAGGGTCAATCTCTGATAATCCCGGATATATCAAGTGGTGCATATCTGATTACTTATGGTCTTATGAGTCAGGTTGTTGCCTGGCTGCTCATATCAAAGGCCCTGCCGAATGTGAAAACATCATTGGCAGGCCTTATATTGCTGCTTCAGCCGGCGCTGGCATTTGCCTGGGATATTCTATTCTTCAAGAGAGATATCGGAATAATATCGGGAATGGGTGTTCTTGTCGCTCTTGCTGGAATATATTTTGGTACTACACGGAGAAAAGATTCAGGAATTGACAATATTTAA
- a CDS encoding tetratricopeptide repeat protein, whose amino-acid sequence MRTEFKYICPVSLTSYTSILLSLMITLIPWQLWGSYHDAYGRGDTSPAFKELLHDAQKGDTGAEFQLGVIYEQGRGVPQDFSEAAKWYKKAAAAGHLEAQYNLGLLYEEGRGLEKDYKEAARWYLEAAEKGLAEAQYNLGLMYEESRGLPKNNHEAVKWYRKAAEQGMAEAQYSLGIKYETGEGVGRNYSEAAKWYKKASDQGNVYAQYCLGSLYCNGRGVPKDYKEAVRLYLKAADQELPEAQFALGLIFEEGLGRPKNLPEALKWYRKAAEQGLSEAQYNLAVKYENGDGVSQNYQEAAKWYQKAAEQGDLYAQINLGSMYSSGRGVPQDYKEALKWFRAAAEKGLAEAQFNLGLTYEEGMGVQKNYLEAAKWYRMAGDQGLAEAQYNLGIMYEEGLGVNQDYLEAAKWYKKASEQGLADAQYNLASLYHDGKGVPQDFILAHMWYNLAAAQGNPNASQSRNDLASIMTPSQVAEAQRLAREWKSKRKTK is encoded by the coding sequence ATGAGAACTGAGTTTAAATATATCTGTCCCGTTTCTTTGACAAGCTATACGTCTATTCTATTAAGCCTGATGATTACGTTAATTCCATGGCAGTTATGGGGAAGTTACCATGATGCATATGGAAGAGGAGACACGAGTCCGGCCTTCAAGGAACTTCTTCATGATGCACAGAAGGGAGATACAGGCGCTGAATTTCAATTGGGAGTTATTTATGAACAGGGGCGAGGTGTTCCGCAGGATTTTTCAGAAGCTGCCAAATGGTACAAGAAAGCTGCTGCCGCCGGGCATCTGGAAGCGCAATACAATCTGGGTCTTCTGTACGAGGAAGGCCGGGGATTAGAGAAGGATTATAAGGAAGCTGCCAGGTGGTATTTGGAAGCGGCTGAAAAAGGGCTTGCCGAAGCGCAATACAATCTGGGCCTGATGTATGAGGAAAGCAGGGGCTTGCCAAAAAACAATCATGAAGCGGTTAAATGGTACAGAAAAGCGGCTGAGCAGGGAATGGCGGAAGCCCAATACTCTCTGGGAATTAAATATGAAACAGGCGAAGGGGTAGGACGTAACTATAGCGAGGCTGCAAAATGGTATAAAAAAGCCTCTGACCAGGGAAACGTCTATGCGCAATACTGTCTTGGCAGCCTCTATTGTAATGGCAGGGGGGTCCCTAAGGATTATAAGGAAGCTGTCAGGTTATATCTTAAAGCAGCTGATCAGGAATTGCCTGAAGCTCAATTTGCCCTTGGGCTGATCTTTGAAGAGGGTCTCGGAAGACCCAAGAATTTACCCGAAGCCTTGAAATGGTATAGAAAAGCTGCTGAACAGGGATTAAGTGAAGCCCAATACAATCTTGCGGTAAAATATGAGAACGGTGACGGTGTATCTCAGAATTATCAGGAAGCGGCAAAATGGTATCAGAAGGCTGCCGAACAGGGTGATTTGTATGCACAGATCAACCTGGGAAGCATGTACAGTAGCGGAAGAGGGGTTCCGCAGGATTACAAAGAGGCTCTCAAGTGGTTCAGAGCAGCAGCAGAAAAAGGTCTGGCGGAAGCGCAATTTAATCTTGGGCTGACATATGAAGAGGGAATGGGGGTTCAAAAAAATTATCTTGAAGCCGCCAAATGGTACCGTATGGCCGGCGATCAGGGGCTTGCTGAGGCACAATATAATCTTGGAATAATGTATGAGGAGGGATTGGGAGTGAACCAGGATTATCTGGAAGCGGCCAAATGGTATAAAAAAGCCTCGGAACAGGGGTTGGCAGATGCCCAGTATAATCTTGCATCTCTGTATCATGACGGCAAGGGCGTCCCTCAAGATTTTATCCTTGCCCATATGTGGTATAATCTTGCAGCTGCGCAGGGCAATCCCAATGCCTCCCAGAGCAGGAATGATCTTGCAAGCATAATGACCCCATCTCAGGTTGCCGAAGCCCAGAGACTGGCACGGGAATGGAAATCAAAACGGAAAACGAAATAA
- a CDS encoding DRTGG domain-containing protein, giving the protein MTLKELMVLLDAEVIVGESKLDIEVKAGFAADLMSDVLSFAKPGAILLTGLTNPLVVRTADTMDLIAIIFVRGKKPLNEAVELAKQKNIPLLATRYIMFETCGRLYKAGIRGSITKTGKD; this is encoded by the coding sequence ATGACCCTGAAAGAGTTAATGGTACTGCTTGATGCTGAAGTAATAGTCGGTGAATCAAAACTTGACATTGAAGTTAAGGCAGGGTTTGCAGCCGACCTCATGAGCGATGTACTCTCTTTCGCTAAACCTGGAGCAATACTTTTAACGGGCCTTACGAATCCACTTGTGGTACGCACTGCAGATACAATGGATCTTATTGCAATTATATTTGTTAGAGGCAAGAAACCTCTAAATGAGGCTGTTGAACTCGCAAAACAGAAAAATATTCCCTTGCTGGCGACCCGCTATATCATGTTTGAAACCTGCGGCAGACTTTATAAAGCCGGCATAAGGGGATCGATAACAAAAACGGGCAAAGATTGA
- the gltA gene encoding NADPH-dependent glutamate synthase, which produces MDMKERMNIQRQPMPEQDAKARSRNFDEVPLGYTPQAAITEANRCIQCKTKPCIEGCPVEIDIPGFINLISNGDFTGAARKIKETNALPAICGRVCPQETQCEEKCVRGKKGDSVAIGRLERFVADFERSQGSISIPEIASSTGKKVAVVGSGPAGLTVAGDLVKLGHDVTIFEALHIPGGVLVYGIPEFRLPKAIVAAEIDYLKKLGVKVLTSHVIGRIFTVDDLFNDGFHAVFLGTGAGLPTFMNIPGENLNGVYSANEYLTRSNLMKAYLFPEYDTPIVKGKKVAVIGGGNVAMDAARTAMRLGAEKVYLIYRRSRVEMPARIEEIHHAEEEGIELHLLTTPIRYIGNEKGWVVGMECQQMELGEPDDSGRRRPVPKKGSEYTMEVDTVVVAVGTGANPLVQSTTPGLNTNKWGYIIADEETGQTSRKGVYAGGDIVTGAATVILAMGVGRKAAKAIHEYIMSL; this is translated from the coding sequence ATGGATATGAAAGAAAGGATGAATATTCAAAGGCAACCGATGCCTGAACAGGATGCAAAAGCAAGATCCCGCAATTTTGACGAGGTGCCTCTGGGATACACTCCTCAAGCTGCTATAACCGAAGCAAATCGCTGCATACAATGCAAAACGAAACCCTGTATTGAAGGTTGTCCTGTTGAGATTGACATTCCAGGATTCATCAATCTGATTTCCAATGGTGATTTTACAGGTGCTGCAAGAAAAATAAAAGAAACCAATGCATTGCCAGCCATATGCGGAAGAGTATGTCCTCAGGAAACACAATGTGAAGAAAAGTGTGTGCGCGGGAAAAAAGGTGATAGTGTAGCCATTGGAAGACTTGAAAGGTTTGTGGCTGACTTTGAAAGATCACAGGGAAGTATTTCTATCCCTGAAATTGCTTCATCAACAGGTAAAAAGGTCGCAGTAGTAGGTTCAGGACCGGCAGGCCTTACAGTTGCAGGGGATCTTGTCAAACTCGGGCATGATGTAACGATATTCGAAGCGCTGCATATTCCGGGTGGCGTATTGGTTTATGGTATTCCTGAATTCAGATTGCCGAAGGCCATTGTCGCTGCAGAAATAGATTATTTAAAAAAATTAGGCGTCAAGGTTCTAACATCTCATGTAATCGGAAGAATATTTACTGTTGATGATCTGTTTAATGACGGTTTTCACGCAGTTTTTCTTGGAACAGGCGCAGGCCTTCCCACGTTTATGAACATACCGGGAGAAAACCTCAATGGTGTCTATTCAGCCAATGAGTATCTTACAAGATCAAATCTGATGAAGGCATATCTTTTCCCAGAGTATGACACGCCAATTGTCAAAGGGAAAAAGGTGGCTGTTATAGGAGGCGGCAATGTTGCCATGGATGCTGCCAGGACAGCCATGAGGCTAGGTGCTGAAAAGGTTTATCTGATTTATAGAAGATCTAGAGTTGAGATGCCTGCCAGAATCGAAGAAATTCATCATGCCGAAGAGGAAGGAATAGAATTGCATCTTCTGACCACACCTATCAGATATATAGGAAACGAAAAAGGATGGGTTGTGGGTATGGAATGCCAGCAGATGGAGCTTGGCGAGCCGGATGATTCAGGGAGACGCAGGCCTGTACCAAAAAAGGGCAGCGAGTACACGATGGAAGTTGATACAGTCGTGGTGGCTGTGGGTACTGGTGCTAATCCTCTTGTTCAAAGCACAACCCCCGGCCTCAATACGAACAAATGGGGATATATTATTGCTGATGAAGAAACGGGACAAACATCAAGAAAAGGTGTATATGCAGGAGGAGATATAGTAACAGGTGCAGCTACTGTTATTCTTGCAATGGGAGTAGGGAGAAAAGCTGCCAAGGCCATACATGAGTACATCATGTCTCTTTGA